A stretch of Nonomuraea africana DNA encodes these proteins:
- the mscL gene encoding large conductance mechanosensitive channel protein MscL produces MGGFKKFLLRGNIVELAVAVIVGATFSGLVQALVADLVTPLIGAVSGGREPDFAQYSFTINGSEFKYGDFLNHLISFLIIAAVVYWLIVTPMTKLINLFERDKAATTKQCPECLSEIPIEARRCAHCTVELVPEV; encoded by the coding sequence ATGGGTGGATTCAAGAAGTTCCTTCTCAGAGGCAACATCGTCGAGTTAGCCGTCGCGGTGATCGTCGGAGCCACCTTCAGCGGGCTCGTCCAGGCGCTCGTGGCCGACCTCGTCACACCCCTCATCGGGGCGGTGAGCGGCGGCAGGGAGCCCGACTTCGCGCAGTACTCCTTCACGATCAACGGCAGCGAGTTCAAGTACGGCGACTTCCTCAACCACCTGATCAGCTTCCTGATCATCGCGGCGGTCGTCTACTGGCTGATCGTGACGCCGATGACCAAGCTGATCAACCTCTTCGAGCGCGACAAGGCGGCCACGACCAAGCAGTGCCCCGAGTGCCTCAGCGAGATCCCGATCGAGGCCAGGCGGTGCGCCCACTGCACGGTGGAGCTGGTGCCCGAGGTCTAG